In a genomic window of Balaenoptera ricei isolate mBalRic1 chromosome 3, mBalRic1.hap2, whole genome shotgun sequence:
- the F12 gene encoding LOW QUALITY PROTEIN: coagulation factor XII (The sequence of the model RefSeq protein was modified relative to this genomic sequence to represent the inferred CDS: inserted 1 base in 1 codon; deleted 5 bases in 3 codons; substituted 3 bases at 3 genomic stop codons) — MRALLLLGVLLVSMESAVLTPPWKAPKQHKFIESEHTVVLTVTREPCHFPFQYHRQLYHKCIHRGWPGPDPGKTTPEGCATAPNFEKDQRWAYCLEPKKVKDHCSKHNPCQKGGTCVNMPNGPHCICSDHFTGKHCQREKCFEPQLLWFFQKNEIWHRLELAGVAKCQCKGPNAQCKPLASQVCRTNPCLSGGSCLQAEGHRLCRCPTGYAGRLCEVDFKANCYDDRDRGLSYRGVARTKLSGAPCQPWASEATYWNVTAEQALNRRLGDHAFCRCNQDNDTRPWCFVWRGDRLSWNYCRLARCQAPAPAAPQIPPPIRISSGHQYFPLPSLSALQKPQPMTQTPLRPLTSGSXCSLPEQRTPLPSAGPAGCGQRLHKRLSSLSRVVGELVALPGAHPYIAALXQGQNFCSGSLIAPCWVLTAAHCLQNRPAPEELTVVLGQDRRXVVRAYPLHEAFSRITYQHDLALVRLQESAEGCCAHPLSFVQPVCLPNSAARPAESEPALCEVAGWGHQRSRFAGSGEYSSFLQXKEEAAQVPLIRPERCSAPDVHGAAFTPGMLCAGFLEGGTDACQGDSRGPLVCEDETAELQLILRGIVSWGSGCGDRHKPGVYTDVANYLAWIREHTAS, encoded by the exons ATGAGGGCTCTGCTGCTCCTGGGGGTCCTGCTGGTGAGCATGGAGTCAGCGGTTTTG ACTCCACCTTGGAAAGCCCCCAAGCAGCATAAGTTCATAGAGAGTGAGCACACAGTGG TTCTCACTGTCACCAGGGAGCCCTGCCACTTCCCCTTCCAGTACCACCGGCAGCTGTATCACAAATGTATCCACAGAGGCTGGCCCGGCCCCGACCCTGGTAAGACTACCCCGGAAGG GTGTGCTACTGCCCCCAACTTTGAGAAGGATCAGCGA TGGGCATACTGCCTGGAGCCAAAGAAAGTGAAAG ATCACTGCAGCAAACACAACCCCTGCCAGAAAGGAGGGACCTGTGTGAACATGCCAAACGGCCCACACTGCATCTGTTCAGATCACTTCACTGGGAAGCACTGCCAGAGAG AGAAGTGCTTTGAGCCCCAGCTTCTTTGGTTCTTCCAGAAGAATGAAATATGGCATAGGCTTGAGCTGGCAGGTGTAGCCAAGTGCCAGTGCAAGGGTCCGAATGCCCAGTGCAAGCCACTGGCCAGCCAGG TCTGCCGTACCAACCCATGTCTCAGTGGGGGCAGCTGCCTACAGGCAGAGGGCCACCGCCTGTGCCGTTGCCCCACGGGCTACGCTGGACGCTTGTGCGAAGTGG actTCAAGGCGAACTGCTACGACGACCGCGACCGCGGGCTCAGCTACCGCGGCGTGGCCCGGACTAAGCTCTCGGGTGCACCCTGTCAGCCGTGGGCCTCCGAGGCCACCTACTGGAATGTGACCGCAGAGCAAGCGCTGAATCGGAGACTGGGCGACCACGCCTTCTGCCGGTGC AACCAGGACAACGACACCCGCCCGTGGTGCTTTGTTTGGAGAGGCGACCGACTGAGCTGGAATTATTGCCGCCTGGCACGATGCCAGGCCCCAGCCCCGGCGGCGCCCCAAATCCCTCCTCCGATCCGGATCTCATCGGGGCACCAGTACTTCCCTTTGCCCTCGCTTTCGGCTTTGCAGAAACCTCAGCCCATGACCCAGACCCCGCTTCGACCCCTGACCTCAGGTA GCTAGTGCTCGCTGCCCGAGCAGCGGACTCCCCTGCCCAGCGCGGGCCCGGCGGGCTGTGGACAGCGGCTCCACAAACGGCTGTCCTCGCTGAGCCGCGTCGTCGGGGAACTGGTGGCGCTCCCCGGGGCGCATCCCTACATCGCCGCGCTGTAGCAGGGCCAGAATTTCTGCAGCGGCAGCCTCATCGCCCCCTGTTGGGTGCTGACCGCGGCTCACTGCCTGCAGAACCG ACCTGCGCCGGAGGAGCTGACAGTGGTGCTCGGCCAGGACCGCC TGGTCGTGCGCGCCTACCCCCTGCACGAGGCCTTCTCGCGTATCACCTACCAGCACGACCTGG CTCTGGTGCGCCTGCAGGAGAGCGCTGAAGGCTGCTGCGCGCACCCGTTGTCTTTCGTTCAGCCAGTGTGCCTGCCGAATAGCGCCGCCCGCCCGGCCGAATCCGAACCTGCGCTCTGCGAAGTGGCCGGCTGGGGTCACCA GCGCTCTCGATTCGCAGGGTCGGGGGAATATTCCAGCTTCCTGCAGTAGAAGGAAGAAGCGGCA CAGGTGCCACTCATCCGTCCGGAGCGCTGCTCCGCCCCCGATGTGCACGGAGCCGCCTTCACC CCCGGCATGCTCTGCGCTGGCTTCCTCGAGGGTGGCACTGACGCGTGCCAG GGTGACTCCAGGGGCCCTCTGGTGTGTGAGGATGAGACCGCAGAGCTCCAGCTCATCCTGCGGGGCATCGTCAGCTGGGGTTCAGGTTGTGGCGACCGCCACAAGCCGGGTGTATACACCGACGTGGCCAACTACCTAGCCTGGATCCGGGAGCACACCGCTTCCTGA
- the LOC132362804 gene encoding elongation factor 1-alpha 1-like translates to MGKEKTHINIVVIGHVDSGKSTTTGHLIYKCSGIDKRTIEKFEKEAAEMGKGSFKYAWVFYKLKAERERGITIDISLWKFETSKYYVTIIDAPGHRDFIKNMITGTSQADCAVLIVAAGVGEFEAGISKNGQTREHALLAYTLGVKQLIVGVNKMDSTEPPCSQKRYEEIVKEVSTYIKKIGYDPDTVAFVPISGWNGDNMLEPSANMPWFKGWKVTRKDGNASGTTLLEALDCILPPTRPTDKPLRLPLQDVYKIGGIGTVPVGRVETGVLKPGMVVTFAPVNMTTEVKSVEMHHEALSEALPGDNVGFKVKNVSVKDVRRGNVAGDSKNDPPMEAAGFTAQVIILNHPGQISAGYTSVLDCHTAHIDCKFAELKEKIDRHSGKKLEDGPKFLKSGDAAIVDMVPGKPMCVESFSDYPPLGRFAVRDMRQTVAVGVIKAVDKKAAGAGKVTKSAQKAQRAK, encoded by the coding sequence atgggaaaggagaagactcacatcaacaTCGTTGTCATCGGACACGTAGATTCGGGGAAGTCCACCACTACTGGCCATCTGATCTACAAATGTAGTGGGATCGACAAGAGAACCATTGAAAAGTTCGAGAAGGAGGCTGCCGAGATGGGGAAGGGCTCCTTCAAGTATGCCTGGGTCTTCTACAAACTGAAAGCTGAACGGGAGCGTGGTATCACCATTGATATCTCCCTATGGAAATTCGAGACCAGCAAGTACTATGTGACCATCATTGATGCCCCAGGACACAGAGACTTCATCAAAAACATGATTACAGGAACATCCCAGGCTGACTGTGCTGTCCTGATTGTTGCTGCTGGTGTTGGTGAATTTGAAGCAGGTATTTCCAAGAATGGGCAGACCCGTGAGCATGCCCTTCTGGCCTACACTCTGGGTGTGAAACAGCTAATTGTTGGAGTTAACAAAATGGATTCCACCGAGCCACCCTGCAGCCAGAAGAGATACGAGGAAATTGTAAAGGAAGTCagcacctacattaagaaaattgGCTACGACCCCGACACAGTAGCATTTGTGCCAATTTCTGGCTGGAATGGTGACAACATGCTGGAGCCAAGTGCTAACATGCCATGGTTCAAGGGATGGAAAGTCACCCGTAAAGATGGCAATGCCAGTGGGACCACACTGCTTGAAGCTCTGGATTGCATCCTGCCACCAACTCGCCCAACTGACAAGCCCTTGCGTTTGCCCCTCCAGGACGTCTACAAAATTGGTGGTATCGGCACTGTCCCTGTGGGTCGAGTGGAGACTGGTGTTCTCAAACCTGGCATGGTGGTCACCTTTGCTCCAGTCAACATGACAACTGAAGTGAAATCTGTTGAAATGCACCATGAAGCTTTGAGTGAAGCCCTTCCTGGGGACAACGTGGGCTTCAAAGTCAAGAACGTGTCTGTCAAAGATGTTCGTCGTGGCAATGTGGCTGGTGACAGCAAGAATGACCCGCCAATGGAAGCAGCTGGCTTCACAGCTCAGGTGATTATCTTGAACCATCCAGGCCAAATCAGTGCCGGCTATACATCTGTGCTGGATTGTCACACAGCTCACATTGACTGCAAGTTTGCTGAGCTGAAGGAGAAGATAGATCGTCATTCTGGGAAAAAGCTGGAAGATGGCCCCAAATTCTTGAAATCTGGTGATGCTGCCATCGTTGATATGGTTCCTGGCAAACCCATGTGTGTTGAGAGCTTCTCTGACTACCCTCCTCTGGGCCGCTTTGCTGTTCGTGACATGAGACAGACGGTTGCTGTGGGTGTCATCAAAGCAGTAGACAAGAAGGCAGCTGGCGCTGGCAAGGTCACCAAGTCCGCCCAGAAAGCTCAGAGGGCTAAATGA